The Arachis hypogaea cultivar Tifrunner chromosome 14, arahy.Tifrunner.gnm2.J5K5, whole genome shotgun sequence genome has a segment encoding these proteins:
- the LOC112743973 gene encoding CRS2-associated factor 1, mitochondrial → MSFLTPFLARQKNFPIATLLTRHLSSATTRTTTSKLHERYTFTPPPSLSPESQNDDIPTKPNKKKPKPRYRPPSSLDRNGRKPVRSDLPFDFRFSYTESSAKVRPIGLRGPKYSPFGPGRVDRAWTGVCAPAVDPKVELLEAKEEPKMEHQRKKRRGWVQGEPLSTAERKALVLQGERGKTKRQINLGRDGLTHNMLDVIHKHWKYSEVVRIKCMGVPTVDMKNVCTQLEDKTYGKVISRHGGTIILYRGRNYNPNHRPVIPLMLWKPQEPVYPRLIKTTIEGLSIEETKEMRKRGLAVPVLTKLAKNGYYAYLVPMVRDAFLSSELVRIDCTGLERSDYKKIGCKLRDLVPCILVTFDKEQIVVWRGKDYKPPEDGYFFKDKESFDDYDDHLDAGVG, encoded by the exons ATGTCCTTCCTTACACCCTTCCTCGCCCGCCAAAAAAATTTCCCCATTGCCACGCTCCTCACGCGCCACCTCTCTTCCGCCAccaccagaaccaccacctccaaaCTCCACGAGCGCTACACATTCACTCCACCACCTTCTCTCTCCCCCGAATCCCAAAACGATGATATTCCAACGAAACCAAACAAGAAAAAACCAAAACCAAGGTACCGTCCGCCTTCGTCTCTGGACCGAAACGGACGCAAACCGGTTCGTTCTGACCTGCCGTTCGATTTCCGGTTCAGCTACACGGAGAGCAGTGCGAAGGTGAGGCCTATCGGGCTTAGGGGGCCCAAGTACTCGCCATTTGGGCCTGGAAGGGTGGACCGGGCCTGGACCGGGGTTTGTGCGCCTGCGGTGGACCCGAAGGTAGAGTTGTTGGAGGCAAAAGAAGAGCCGAAGATGGAGCaccagaggaagaagaggagaggTTGGGTTCAAGGGGAACCTCTCTCCACTGCTGAGAGGAAAGCGCTGGTTTTGCAGGGTGAAAGGGGAAAAACCAAGAGGCAAATCAATCTAG GTAGGGATGGCTTAACCCACAACATGCTGGATGTTATTCATAAGCATTGGAAATATTCTGAAGTGGTTAGGATCAAATGCATGGGCGTTCCAACTGTTGACATGAAAAATGTTTGCACCCAGCTTGAG GACAAAACATATGGAAAGGTCATTTCCAGGCATGGGGGTACAATTATATTATACAGAGGCAGGAACTATAATCCCAATCACAGGCCAGTAATTCCTCTCATGCTGTGGAAACCCCAAGAACCTGTCTATCCTAGACTGATTAAGACAACAATTGAGGGTCTTAGTATTGAGGAAACtaaagaaatgaggaagagaggACTAGCCGTTCCCGTGTTAACAAAACTTG CCAAAAATGGTTATTATGCATATTTGGTGCCAATGGTCAGAGATGCTTTCCTCTCAAGTGAATTGGTTCGGATAGACTGCACGGGTCTTGAGAGGAGTGATTACAAGAAAATCGGCTGCAAACTCCGG GACCTGGTCCCTTGTATTCTGGTGACTTTTGATAAAGAACAGATTGTAGTTTGGAGGGGGAAGGATTATAAGCCCCCAGAGGATGGATACTTCTTTAAAGATAAAGAGTCGTTCGATGATTATGATGATCATTTGGATGCTGGTGTAGGGTAA